ATGCTGGGTGGGCACTGGGTGGGGGAGAGAAGTGGGAGGCAGTCCTGGCCTACCTTACCCTGGGAGTATGAGCTTCTGGGTCCACAAGCCCAGGACAGGGATTCTAAAGCCcaagttttcctttccttctcttgcagcgcgtgcgcacgcgtgtgtgtgtgtgtgtgtgtacgtgtgtgtaagTGAAGGAAGGCGTTGCTCAAGCTGATATGCTCCCACTAAACAGTGGATTTAGGACAATGGGCAGCTCACCCAGAAGGGACTTTCTGGTTTTACTGGGCTCCTCAACCTGCAAAGCTTGGGCTTATCACTTGGGTTCATGGGGATCTCGGACCCACAGGTAGGGATGTGGAAGATTGGCCTCGGACATGTGCTGGGGACTTGATGCATGTTGTACCCTAAGAGGGtatttttgggaattccctggcagttcagtggttaggactctgagcttccactgcagggggcatgagttcgatccctggttggggaactaagatcctgcatgccgctgtgtggcaaaaaaaaaaaaaaaaaaaaaaggtatttttttgggggggaaatgtGAGTGATTCGTGTTGGGGAGGGGCCAGCTGGTTAGCAAGTGTAGGGATGGGGATGGAAGATATGCCATCTGACATTGTCCTAGAAATAGTCTTTGAAAGGGTTTGAGTGTCCCAGTGGAGCAGGCCTTGGACTCCCTGTGACCTGCATGGGCACCAGTGTTCAAAGCAGAGGAAGTACTGGGAAGCCCCTATCTCAAGCCCACCTCCAGCCCTTCCTTGGCAGCCCTGCTCCCTCTGGTGCCAGGAGGAGGTGTCTGGGAGAGGTGCAGATGGTTAGCTGGactcccaggctgggctgggtgggaCCAACATCAGCTTAGGCAGGTCAGGGCCCTGGTATCTGGCCCTGCAGGTCTGTCCTGTCCTGTTTGGGACCTCCCAGCTTCCAAGAGtatcctcccttcctcctcccttgcAAGCAGGGCCATGGGACCCCCTTCCTCTGTCCCACGCTCTGCCTCACTGGAACCCTCTGGTCCACTCTAGCGGGGCTTCACTTTCTCCCTCCATGCCTGACGCCCTgcatccccttccttctccctaggTCCAGTCTGGAGGTGTTTCCTTTGGCAGAGAACCCAGGTAGCCAGCCTATCCTGTCTCTAATGTTGTCTCTAAGGCAAGCCTAAGGTTGCCATGCcaaccccctccctgcccagcccaaCCAAAGACTGCACATTCCTCCTcattctcccctttccttcttccGCCTGTCTCtcgcattcattcattcacacaccCATTCACTCAGTCAGTCAGTCAATAAACATTAACTGAGCACGAATTATGTGCCGGGAATGCAGACCACTGAGCACTAAATCAGAAACCGTGTTTCCATATGTGATGTGAGACCGAGTTTATACTCTTGAGGTTCTCAATCTGGTGGAAGAGGCAGACAAGAAAATAGCAAATACAATCTGCGGTATAAAGTACTACGATGGGTCAAAGCAGGGTGCTAGAGGAGAACAGAGGAAGGGCACCTCACTCTGcctgaggtgggggtggggggagggaggactcCAGGAGCAAGTGATGTCTAAGCAGAGTCTtcaaggatgagtaggagttaccCAGACAGTGATGACTAGGAGCTGCCAGACATAGGGAGGAGGGCGTTCCAGCAGGAGCTCCAGGTGGAAGCAAGGTGAGGGCCAGCAGGGTGTGTGAAGTGCTGGCCAGAGGCAGGAGCTTTGAACTTTTGGGAATTGCTGCATATGCATTCCAATGCAAGGAGCTCTTGCCATCCCAGAGAGCCTTCACTCTGTCTgcagcctcagcccccagccctgtgtTTCACACGCTTTATTCCACAACTccaaatttctttcttcccaGCCATGAGATTCCCCGGCCATGCCTCCCTCATAAGTTACTTATCCTAGAAACCCAGGAGTTGTCTTTGagactcttctctctttctgatcAGTGACCAAATCCTGCCAAACTTCCCCTGGAACTGTCCCGTCCTTTCAGCAGCACGGTGCAGGATGGCAGCTGGAGGGTCCTAGAGGGTCTCCTGTCCCCAGTCTCCCTACTTTCTAGTCTGAGGGCACACGCCCATTGGCTTCATGCTTTAGGGACTCCCTATGTCCTCTTGGCCAAATCTGAATTCCTTTGCCTGGTATGGAAGGTCCTGGGTGATTTTTCTCTGACCAGATGTCCCACTTCCTGCTCTGCCTTAGttctgtcctctcctctctgcttcctgaacCAGCCAGCCTCTCCACCTCCTTGGGGTTCGCCCACCTTGGTCCCTTACCTGGGACCCCTTTCCAGGTCTCATCCCCTCCTGATTCTACCCAACTCATGCATGAGCCCCTCCCATGTGACTCGGGACCACTGTGACTGTCCCATCCCACGACTAACCTGCAACACACCACTAAGCACTAAATCAGAAACCATCACAAGTGTTTCCATAGCTGTCTCCATACGTATCTCCTCTTCCAGAATAAAGCTCAGGTTCTGTGAGTGCAGGAAATGCATCCTTCTTTGCAGATAATGCTACATGATAGATACCCCTGACTGCTTCATACTGCTCCTTGTCATGCACAAAACACTTGCCTTTTGTCACTGGTCCCTATCTCTGGTCCTCCGATTCTGGCTCACGGTTCTGACCCTgtcatgtgtgtctgtgctgacCTCGTATCTCTGGGCCTCTGACCTGGGGCCTTTCTGTCTTCGGTGACTTTCTCATTCctgtctctgagccttggttcgTGCCCTTCCTCCCACATAGAATACCTTCTTCTCTCTGGGAATCCAGGTCTCTCATCttaaagccatgaaaagactGTTCCGAAGGGCCTGCTGGTTTGGACCCTTCCTACACTACATGCCCCATCCCAGACACCAACTGTTCTCCACCCTTGCCTTGGTTCCTGGCCACACTTTCTGAAAGCATTCACTTTCCCCCCCCCCTTGGTAGGTTGAGCCTTCTGTGAAAGTTTGTCCATGGCTTCCCATCTTTGTGTGCACAAAATCCATTTCCcggagctccctgagggcagaggctgggTCTCTCCTCTTGTTATAGTCCCCACCTTACAATTGCTCAGGACACAATCCTGGGCTGAGAGAGGGTATGACTCTTCCACATACCacctgtgtggccttaggcaagtcacttcctgtctctcggtcttagttttctcatctgttaaacgGCGATAATAACACCTGCCTCTTGGGAATGTTTTGTGAATCTAATGAGGTAATGGACTGAACGTGCTTTGCAAGCATAAAGTGCTCCAGGAGTTCCGGGCTGCCTTTGCGGACATTATCATTGTGGTTAAGTGTTCCCCCGGCTCTGGCGGCGCCCCTAATCCTGGCTGCTTCTGTCTGCCCCCCTGCAGGTCGGTGCCCGGCGGGCGAGCTGGAGACCTCGGACTTGGTGACCGTGGTGCTGGGCCAGGACGCAAAACTGCCCTGCTTCTACCGAGGGGACCCGGGCGAGCAGGTGGAGCAAGTGGCATGGGCTCGTGTGCATGAGGGCGAGGGCGGCCAGGAGCTGGCACTTCTGAACTCTAAATACGGGCTATACGTGAGCTCAGCCTACGAGGGCCGCGTGGAACAGCCGCCTCCCCCAAGGAACCCCCTGGACGGTGCGGTGCTTCTGCGCAACGCGGTGCAGGCGGACGAGGGCGAGTACGAGTGTCGCGTCAGTACCTTCCCTGCCGGCAGCTTCCAGGCGCAGCTTCGGCTCCGCGTGCTGGGTAAGTGGGCCCCGTTAGGCATGGGGGCGGGGGTGCTGTGTGTGCAGAAGCACCAGGTCCTCAGGCCCCGGGTCTTGGAGGGCAGAAGCTGGAGGCGGGGGGATGCAGAGATGGAGCGGGCAGAAGCGGAACAGGAAGAAGAGGTGGGGCCCTGTAGGGATGAGGGAGCTTCATTTAGCCACCCCCCCCTCACCCCAATCCAGAAATTCTCTCCAAGTGACCCCAAAAGCTTGATACTGCttggtcaggcttggggaagaaTCCACGTATTAGGctgttcttccttctgctgatcTGAAATCTCCCTCTCGGTTGCTTTCACCCACCCCAGCAAGATGACACAGGCTTATTCTCCCTTCTGCACGACAGCCTTTCCACCAGCTGAGGACCTCTGTCATGCCCCACCCAAGTCTCTTCTTCTTCAAGCTAAACTTACAGGTTTCTGCAACAGTTCTACTAAAGACACTCATTCAGAGCCTCCCTCATCACCTTGGGCTCCATGGTTTTAGAATGTGGTGCCTAGATGTGGACATGCAGACCCAGCTATGACCAGTGTGGCTGTGCATGACCAGTGGGGCTGAGACCTTTCCTGATCTGGACCTTCAGTGAATGTGGTTGGAGACCACAATCACCTTTTTAAACCACCACTTTGCACGGATGCCCTAGACTTATGGTCAAGTTAAGTCTTTTCCATTCTGTGCTTGGACTGTTAATgttatgaagataaaaataaataaaggcctTTATAGTTTCCCTTTATCTACACGGAAGTTAGTAATACCAGCCTTGGTAGAAAAATCTGGGTGTGGATCTTGGCTTTACCACCTAATAGCTACTGATCTGGAATAAATCATTTAAcctccctgggcttcagtttcttcagctgtaaaatacAGATAGTAACACCTACTTCGTGTCTGTTGACAGGATTAAAAGAGACAACGTTTGTAAAGTGTTTAGCACAATTctgggcacatagtaagtgcttaataaatgatggctattattattattatatagatGTTATCTGGTTAGTTTTTtaattacttcattatttttatttgaaaaatgaccCGTActcattgtaaaaaattcaaGCATTGGAGAAAGGTACAAAGTCCACTGAAATGCTACCACTCACCTGGCATCTTTGTtgatgaaataaaagaagaaaaaggggccTGAAACTTGCACCTGTGCAAGACTGAACCGGGATGGGGCGGGGCCTCCTGACAGGGGTTGTGAAGGTTGTGATTTCTGCCTCCCCCCCATCTGCAGTGCCTCCCCTGCCCTCGCTGAATCCTGGTCCAGCACTAGAAGAGGGCCAGGGCCTGACACTGGCAGCTTCCTGCACAGCAGAGGGTAGCCCGGCCCCCAGCGTGACCTGGGACACAGAGGTCAAGGGCACAACATCCAGCCGCTCTTTCGCGCACTCTCGCTCAGCTGCTGTCACTTCAGAATTCCATCTGGTGCCCAGCCGCAGCATGAATGGACAGCCACTTACCTGCGTGGTGTCGCACCCTGGCCTGCTCCAGGACCAAAGGATCACCCACATCCTCCAAGTGGCCTGTGAGTACCTGGATCTTGGGTAGGGTGCCCCCATGGGCTCCAAGAGGATTGATGAGATAGTGAGAGACCCTAAGCCACACCAGTCTGGCCAGCCTGGGTCCTGGAGGCCACCTTGTATGGCTGAGAGAGCACCAGTCCAAGGTAGGAGACCTGGAGCCCATCCCAGGTGACCTTGGCAAATCACTCTGACCTTGTGTCCTTCTGTTTACAAAGGAGCTGGCCCTGCTTCAGGGGTTGTTGGGAGAATCAGATATAAACATGGAATTAAAagcattttggaaaatagtttaggATTTGAAGACAGCTAGACTTGGGATGAGCCCTAGTTCTGCTGTTTACCAGCTGTTATTCAATCTTATTAAGGTTCATTTTCTTCATCAGCAGAAGGAGTATTATTATGTCAACTTTACAGGGTTCTGAACGAATGCAGTGCCTCTCGCATAGCGCTTAGTGCATAGAAGGTGCTCGGTCGACAGTCGATATTATTTTCCTGGCATTAGACTTTGAGCCTCTCTGGAGGATAGCACTGTTTTCTACTCATACTAACCCAGCATTTGGCACTAAGTAGGTCCTCAACAAATGTCTGTGAAAGAAGTGAATGAAccggaattccctggtgatccagtggttaggactccatgcttttgCTGCCaaaggcccgggttcgatccttggttggggaattaagatcgcACAAGCTGCGCCACAcacccaagaaaaaaaaaaagaaatgaatgaactagTAGGATGGTTAAGCCTTTGATGAATCAGGGAGTGTTTGCTGAGCACCTGTTCTGTGACTAGCGCTATGCTACGGACCACGGGGGATTCAGAAAAGGTGTGCCACATTGCTGTGCAGAGGGACTTATAGGCTCATTGCACAGGTAAACCCATGTGGACTCTCTGAACTTCGAGAGGGGAGGGAGCTGTCAGTAAGGCGGGGCTGGGCTAGCTTTGGCCGCAGATGAGTAAGATGGAGAAGGGCAGGGGGAGGCTATTCCAGGCAAAGtggggcctggggcgggggcCCTTTGAGGAAGAGCATGATCAAAGGTATCATTTCCATTCTTTCTCCTCCAACTTTTCATTCCAGTCCTTGCTGAGGCCTCTGTGAGGGGCCTTGAAGACCAAAAGCTGTGGCAGGTTGGCAGAGAAGGAGCTATGCTCAAGTGCCTGAGTGAAGGGCAGCCTCCTCCCTCGTACAACTGGACACGGTAAGGGCCTAGCTTGGGACCAGGGTCTTTCCCTCAGGACCAGCACATACTCACCGTGGGCTGGGACAATATATTCTGAACCCCAGATAAATTAGGGCACATGTTCAAACCAATACAAGAATATGCATGGTCACCAAACATTGTTATTGCCTTGCACCTAGGAGTGTAGTATACATGGTAATTGGCAGGAAATTAGCTGATAAGTCCttggctttttttcccttaactttaaaattgtgaaatataatACAGCATTTCAATgttaatactttatatatttatgtaagtgCCTAAagtgaataagacaaaaagaTACAGCTGACTGTGACTGTTGTGAAACTAACACTCTTCTAGTCACTACCAGGTTGCTAGCACCTCAGAGGTACCCACCCATCTCTGCcagttctttgactttttttcagGGTCTGAGATGTCCAGACAATCAGGGAGGGGTCAGGGACACATGTGTGTGAGCCCATGACAGGCTCACATGTGAGCAGATGAGCCATGCATGTGGCCTTGTGCCTGGGGCTGTGTTCATGTACCCTGCCATGAAACATCGTGGGTGCTGGAGCATGCAGTCACATTGTCCAAGTACATCTGAGCCCCGATAGGAAGGAACAGTCCTGTTGTGTGGACTTTATATACCGTGTGGACCTGGTACCTAGTGCGGGATGACGTGATGCCTATGGAGCTTGTGGGACGGCACGCGTGTGGATCTTccccaagtgtgtgtgtgggtgcctGGGTCAGGCTGGGCGGCAGGGAGAAGGGACCTCTGCCTAGACCTGCCTAGGGGAAGGAGGGGCACCGTGGGAACAGCCGGTGGCTCTGGGTGACGtcatgggggagggaggtggagagcTGCCCGGGCACGTTGGGTCGTGGCAGTCTCAGCCCTCCCCAGCCAGCACCCATCAGCTTCCCTGTCCTCCAGGCTGGACGGGCCTCTGCCCAGTGGGGTACAAGCAGAAGGAGATACTCTGACCTTCCCCCCGCTGACCACTGAGCACAGTGGCACCTACGTCTGCCACGTCAGCAATGAACTCTCCTCAAGGGATTCTCAGGTGGATGTGGATGTTCTTGGTAAGCActggggcagaggctgggacCTGGGCCAAGGGCCTGGTCGGGGGACAGGGAGCAAGACAGAGAGAATGAACTGGGAGAGGATTGATTTGGAGGGGGCTGGACTGCATGTATTTTGCAGAGGGCCAGGCTGAGGGGGTGGTCCTGGGACGTGTTTTGTGAGGACAGTGCGTGGGGGGCTGTGGAGTCCGGGGGCCGGTCAGGGATCTGGGCATCGGCCTCAGACAGTGGCCTGTCTCCAGCAGACCCCCAGGATACCACGGGGAAGCAGGTGGATCTGGTGTCGGCCtccgtggtggtggtgggtgtgaTCGCCGCACTCTTGTTCTGCcttctggtggtggtggtggtgctcaTGTCCCGATACCATCGGCGCAAGGCCCAGCAGATGACCCAGAAATAGTGAGTACTGGCCACTCATGGGCGGGTAGAGGTAAGCAGGGAACAAAGGGGAGGCAAGCAGGAGGTGGGCCAGGACCGAGGAGCGAGAGGAGACTGGGCGGCCTGACATCTGAAGAGCTTGTGGACCAGAGGTAAGCAGAGCCAGTCTTCTGGGAGGTGAGAAGGGCCTTGGGGCCTGGGTCGCAGCTGGATGAGGGGAGCCACACTGCCTGAGTGAGGGTCAGATCCACATGCACGTGTATCACAGGGGCACACACACGCTCTGCAGCCGCACCGCCACCTACAGCCACTCACTCGCACTTGCAGGGACAACCCAGCGCCCACACCCTCCAGCCCCGGCTCACATAGGCTTGGCCAGGCTAGGTTCACCTTGGGAGGCTACCACTACCCTCAGCTCCTGACCAGGGGGTGTCTTCCCAGTGAGGAGGAGCTGACCCTGACCAGGGAGAACTCCATCCGGAGGCTGCATTCCCATCACTCGGACCCCAGGAACCAGGTGTGTGCCAAGGTTGGATGCATTCTTGGGGCCGGGGCCCCTCTGCGGACCAGAAGCGCAGCCCGCCCCCAGGTCTGGCCGCCGCTGACTCAGCCCCGGCAGGTCTGGAGCTGCTCTGGGTTTGCTGGGCTCCTTCAGAGGGCCCCCTTCAGCAACCCCCTTCGAGGTTGCTGTGGGAAGCCACCCTCAGCACTGGTTTCAGGGCGGGATGAGGGTGGAATGAGGGTAGGGGTGGCGGAAGTGAGGATGTTTGCATCGAGGAGAGAATGGACAGGTCAGGCTAGGGGGAAGGTGATtggggggaggctgggggaggacaGAGGTGAAGAGGCTGAGCGCTGTTCTGACTCCTCCCCCATGTGCGGGCCTTGCAGCCGGAGGAGAGTGTAGGGCTGACAGCCGAGGGCCACCCTGATGGTCTCAAGGACAACAGTAGCTGCTCTGTGATGGTGAGGCCCCCGGCCCCACCGGcgtccctcccactctcctcagGCCCCTCTCCGGGTCCCAGATGTGGTGCGTCAGCTGCCCCTTCACCGGTCCCTGATACCTCAGACTCATGCTGCCCCATCccatcccctccccgccccgctaTGCCTTTGCTCTCTAGTCTCCCCTTCCTCAGGCCTAACATTCATTCCTGGCCCCGCATCTCTGAGCCGTTGAGCAACCATAACCCCTGCTTGTGCCTTACCTCTGACCCCAGCGTGCCCCAGCCGACCCCCTCACGTCTGGCTGCCCCGCCTTGGTTCCTGACTTGCCCTCCGCCCTTGGTCTCCAGAGCGAAGAGGCAGAGGGCCGCAGTTACTCCACGCTGACCACAGTGCGGGAGATTGAAACACAGACTGAACTGTTGTCTCCAGGCTCTGGGCggacagaggaggaggaagatcAGGATGAAGGCATCAAACAGGCCATGAACCATTTTGTTCAGGAGAACGGGACCCTGCGGGCCAAGCCCACGGGCAATGGCATCTACATCAATGGGCGGGGGCACCTGGTCTGACCCAGGCTTGCCTCCGTCCCCTAAGCCTGGCTCCCTCTGCTGACATGGAAGATTTCAGCTCATCCCCGGGGAGCCTCCCTACACACCTCATTTCCTGAGGAAGATGCTCCCCACCCCACTGACTGCTCGACCTTTTCCTCCGGTCCTTCTGTTGGATGACGGAAGGGCTCTGCTTGTTGAGTCCCTCCCACAGTGTGTGCAGGTCACTGTGTGTGCATTAGTGCTTGTCTGAGTGTGCACTGTGTGTGCGCGGAGGGGTGACCGTGCCCACGGTGTGCGTTGTGTTGTCACGTCAGAGTCCAAGTGAACCGTGGTGTGTGTGCCACAGGGTTCAGTGGCTGCATGGGGAACGCCACAGGGGATCGGTGCATGTGTCGtgtggctgtgtgacctttgccTGTAAAACGCAGGTGTTTTCCTCAGACCCCAGAGCAGTATTAATGATGCAGAGGTTGGAGGCGGGAGGTGGAGACTGTGGGCCAGGTCCAGGTGTGCGGGCATAGCTGGAGCTGGAATCTGGCCTCCTGAGTGCGGGAGCCGGGCTCCCACCACTTGGGAGCTGTCAGGGCAAGTGTAAAGCAGCGGGCCTAGGGGTGGGCCAGAGGCTCAAACTGTTACAGAAGAAaccctctgccctctggtggcctctgggcctgctgcATGTACGTATTTGTTGTACGTAAACCTGCACAGTGGAGCTTCTTTGAGGACTACTGCCCCAAATGCATTCATAAGACAAAAGACTTTTTATAAACTTTTGATTCACCTGGACATTTATTACTGCAAGGACTGCTTAAAGTCACATCAGCCTACACAAGAATTCAGCAAAGCTAGACCTTGCTCAGGTCCTACCCCAGGGGGTTAGTTCCTGTGGTTCTGAAAGGTGCTCCGTCTAAGGCATCTTAATCTAGGCAGGCTCTTGGGAGGGAGCCGAAGAGCTGATAGAATTTGAAGGAGGGGTGTGCGCCCCTCCGTTACTGGCTATGGGAGGGTAGGTAGGGTCCTTGGCCCTAGGGGCTCCTGAGCTCTTCCCCTAGCCTCATGTTTTCTTAGTTGTATCCACAGTTGTTTGTGATCCCTTGGTGGGGGGCTGCTAGGACTTGGTGACAAGGGCTTCTGGTTTGGTTGTGGTgtaggggagagagaagagtgaTTATAGACCAAGGGAGGTGAAGGAGCTGCT
This sequence is a window from Globicephala melas chromosome 1, mGloMel1.2, whole genome shotgun sequence. Protein-coding genes within it:
- the NECTIN4 gene encoding nectin-4 isoform X1, with amino-acid sequence MPLSLGAEMCGPEAWLPLLLLASFTGRCPAGELETSDLVTVVLGQDAKLPCFYRGDPGEQVEQVAWARVHEGEGGQELALLNSKYGLYVSSAYEGRVEQPPPPRNPLDGAVLLRNAVQADEGEYECRVSTFPAGSFQAQLRLRVLVPPLPSLNPGPALEEGQGLTLAASCTAEGSPAPSVTWDTEVKGTTSSRSFAHSRSAAVTSEFHLVPSRSMNGQPLTCVVSHPGLLQDQRITHILQVAFLAEASVRGLEDQKLWQVGREGAMLKCLSEGQPPPSYNWTRLDGPLPSGVQAEGDTLTFPPLTTEHSGTYVCHVSNELSSRDSQVDVDVLADPQDTTGKQVDLVSASVVVVGVIAALLFCLLVVVVVLMSRYHRRKAQQMTQKYEEELTLTRENSIRRLHSHHSDPRNQPEESVGLTAEGHPDGLKDNSSCSVMSEEAEGRSYSTLTTVREIETQTELLSPGSGRTEEEEDQDEGIKQAMNHFVQENGTLRAKPTGNGIYINGRGHLV
- the NECTIN4 gene encoding nectin-4 isoform X2; its protein translation is MPLSLGAEMCGPEAWLPLLLLASFTGRCPAGELETSDLVTVVLGQDAKLPCFYRGDPGEQVEQVAWARVHEGEGGQELALLNSKYGLYVSSAYEGRVEQPPPPRNPLDGAVLLRNAVQADEGEYECRVSTFPAGSFQAQLRLRVLVPPLPSLNPGPALEEGQGLTLAASCTAEGSPAPSVTWDTEVKGTTSSRSFAHSRSAAVTSEFHLVPSRSMNGQPLTCVVSHPGLLQDQRITHILQVAFLAEASVRGLEDQKLWQVGREGAMLKCLSEGQPPPSYNWTRLDGPLPSGVQAEGDTLTFPPLTTEHSGTYVCHVSNELSSRDSQVDVDVLDPQDTTGKQVDLVSASVVVVGVIAALLFCLLVVVVVLMSRYHRRKAQQMTQKYEEELTLTRENSIRRLHSHHSDPRNQPEESVGLTAEGHPDGLKDNSSCSVMSEEAEGRSYSTLTTVREIETQTELLSPGSGRTEEEEDQDEGIKQAMNHFVQENGTLRAKPTGNGIYINGRGHLV
- the NECTIN4 gene encoding nectin-4 isoform X3, giving the protein MATGAVRGRCPAGELETSDLVTVVLGQDAKLPCFYRGDPGEQVEQVAWARVHEGEGGQELALLNSKYGLYVSSAYEGRVEQPPPPRNPLDGAVLLRNAVQADEGEYECRVSTFPAGSFQAQLRLRVLVPPLPSLNPGPALEEGQGLTLAASCTAEGSPAPSVTWDTEVKGTTSSRSFAHSRSAAVTSEFHLVPSRSMNGQPLTCVVSHPGLLQDQRITHILQVAFLAEASVRGLEDQKLWQVGREGAMLKCLSEGQPPPSYNWTRLDGPLPSGVQAEGDTLTFPPLTTEHSGTYVCHVSNELSSRDSQVDVDVLADPQDTTGKQVDLVSASVVVVGVIAALLFCLLVVVVVLMSRYHRRKAQQMTQKYEEELTLTRENSIRRLHSHHSDPRNQPEESVGLTAEGHPDGLKDNSSCSVMSEEAEGRSYSTLTTVREIETQTELLSPGSGRTEEEEDQDEGIKQAMNHFVQENGTLRAKPTGNGIYINGRGHLV